One window from the genome of Acidobacteriota bacterium encodes:
- a CDS encoding type I restriction endonuclease has protein sequence MTSTSEGLDLVDRLQRLARRVQRHLESVQTEEATKTALVLPFIADVLGYNVFDPTEVVPEFTADVGTKKGEKVDYAIMRDGKPILLFECKRYGADLGDAAKSQLHRYFSVTESRVAVLTDGVTYRFFSDVDAPNRMDERPFYEFDLRNADEAEAKEISRFTKSSFDAAALQGQAQDLKYTREVLSLIEQEWNDPSPAFVRLFSKRVYPRTHTKRVVSQFTGITKRALRQFLRNRLEAQITRVLEGDQADEASSDAGSDQVTDTAPPVADPIHTTTEEEWQGFFAVKAILSRDLSPERIHMRDVKSYCGILLDNTNRQPICRLHFNNPDNKYLALIGEDKKPRLVPIGSVDDIFQYADEIRAAANRYLPADQKFIAEPLEA, from the coding sequence ATGACCTCGACATCCGAAGGACTCGACTTGGTCGACCGCCTCCAGCGGCTGGCGCGGCGGGTTCAGAGGCATCTCGAAAGCGTCCAGACCGAAGAAGCGACCAAGACGGCTCTTGTACTGCCGTTCATCGCAGATGTCCTTGGCTACAACGTCTTCGACCCAACCGAAGTCGTGCCTGAGTTCACGGCTGACGTGGGCACCAAGAAAGGCGAGAAGGTCGACTATGCGATCATGCGTGACGGCAAGCCGATCCTGCTGTTCGAGTGCAAGCGCTATGGCGCTGACCTCGGCGACGCCGCGAAGTCCCAGCTCCATCGCTACTTCAGCGTGACGGAGTCACGTGTTGCCGTCCTGACAGATGGGGTCACCTACCGGTTCTTTTCCGATGTCGACGCTCCGAACAGGATGGATGAGCGCCCCTTCTACGAGTTCGACCTGCGTAACGCCGATGAGGCCGAGGCGAAGGAGATCAGTCGCTTCACGAAGTCCTCGTTCGACGCAGCGGCGCTCCAGGGCCAGGCTCAGGATCTGAAGTACACCCGCGAGGTCCTCAGCCTGATTGAGCAGGAATGGAATGATCCATCGCCCGCCTTCGTCAGGCTCTTCTCAAAGAGGGTCTATCCGCGGACCCACACGAAGAGGGTGGTCAGTCAGTTCACTGGAATCACCAAACGAGCCTTGAGACAGTTCCTGAGAAACCGCCTAGAAGCTCAGATCACGCGAGTGCTCGAGGGTGACCAAGCCGACGAGGCATCCTCCGATGCTGGTTCCGACCAGGTCACAGACACCGCTCCGCCTGTGGCTGACCCCATCCACACGACGACCGAGGAAGAGTGGCAGGGCTTCTTCGCCGTGAAGGCCATTTTGAGTCGGGACCTCTCACCAGAGCGGATTCACATGCGCGATGTGAAGTCGTACTGCGGCATCCTGCTCGACAACACCAACCGGCAACCCATTTGCCGCCTGCACTTCAACAATCCAGACAACAAGTACTTGGCCCTCATCGGCGAGGACAAGAAGCCCCGCCTCGTCCCCATCGGGTCGGTCGACGACATCTTCCAGTACGCTGATGAGATCCGCGCAGCGGCGAACCGCTACCTTCCTGCCGACCAGAAGTTCATCGCTGAACCACTAGAAGCCTGA
- a CDS encoding peptidoglycan DD-metalloendopeptidase family protein yields the protein MRSKQLAHWIGASALIGLSVLAGWRGLQPRSERLVVVLERPYSPTEATPAPDLDAAALDRVPFPLERRIRSGDTLDRVLTRAGVPDSELHQASASVAEVLDPRRLRAREPVYSMVRRGGELVAIRLPRRGQGVVVAERSDGAWRSRYRPYRRAHVRRLVRGELRGGLESSISRAGAPSRLAYGMASVLQWDLDFNRDLRLGDRFEILYDELLLDGKAEGGAAIVALRYRNRETWLEAYRFTGVEANGPESADAVAETEPNRYYDGEGQPLRRQFLRSPLPYSRVTSRFSMNRYHPILKRRMPHYGVDYGAPTGTPVRATADGTVVSASTRGGGGRTVRLRHTNGYMTAYLHLSGYAEGIRRGRRVQQGQVVGYVGSSGLSTGPHLDYRVQRNGRWINPATLVNDPVPPLAADVLPAFLQHRDALRLELRGPGRSVVGVGP from the coding sequence ATGCGTTCCAAGCAACTTGCGCACTGGATTGGCGCCTCGGCGCTGATCGGACTGAGCGTGTTGGCCGGATGGCGGGGACTACAGCCGCGATCCGAGAGGCTGGTTGTTGTCCTCGAGAGACCGTACAGCCCGACCGAGGCGACTCCAGCCCCCGACCTGGATGCGGCCGCCCTGGACCGGGTGCCGTTCCCCCTCGAGCGTCGGATTCGTAGCGGCGACACGCTGGACCGCGTCCTGACGCGGGCGGGTGTTCCCGACTCCGAGCTGCACCAGGCCTCGGCGTCGGTAGCGGAAGTACTCGACCCGCGGAGACTTCGTGCGCGCGAACCGGTCTACTCCATGGTTCGCCGAGGCGGGGAGTTGGTCGCCATCCGACTCCCGCGCCGGGGTCAGGGCGTGGTGGTGGCCGAGCGCAGTGACGGCGCCTGGCGCAGTCGCTACCGCCCTTACCGGCGCGCGCATGTGCGGCGCCTGGTCCGGGGTGAACTGCGGGGAGGGCTAGAGAGCTCGATCAGCCGCGCCGGCGCTCCTTCCCGCCTCGCGTACGGCATGGCGAGCGTGCTGCAGTGGGATCTGGACTTCAATCGCGATCTTCGCCTTGGCGATCGCTTCGAGATCCTCTACGACGAACTGCTGCTTGACGGCAAGGCCGAAGGTGGCGCCGCCATCGTGGCGCTGCGCTACCGGAATCGGGAGACGTGGCTGGAGGCGTATCGCTTCACGGGCGTCGAAGCCAACGGGCCCGAGAGCGCCGATGCTGTGGCGGAGACCGAACCCAACCGGTACTACGACGGCGAGGGGCAACCGCTGCGACGCCAGTTCCTGCGTTCCCCTCTGCCGTACTCGCGGGTCACGTCGCGCTTCTCGATGAATCGCTACCATCCGATCCTGAAGCGGCGCATGCCCCACTACGGCGTCGACTACGGAGCGCCGACTGGAACACCCGTACGGGCGACCGCCGACGGCACCGTCGTTTCGGCCAGTACTCGCGGTGGGGGCGGCCGAACGGTTCGCCTGCGTCATACCAACGGCTACATGACGGCGTACCTCCACCTGTCCGGCTATGCCGAGGGGATTCGGAGAGGCCGCCGAGTGCAACAGGGCCAGGTGGTCGGCTACGTGGGCTCCAGTGGTCTTTCAACCGGTCCCCATCTCGACTACCGCGTGCAGAGAAACGGCCGCTGGATCAATCCCGCCACCCTGGTCAACGATCCTGTTCCTCCGCTGGCCGCTGACGTGCTGCCCGCCTTTCTCCAGCACCGCGACGCGCTGCGGCTGGAGCTCCGGGGCCCGGGTCGTTCCGTCGTCGGCGTGGGACCGTAG
- a CDS encoding sigma-70 family RNA polymerase sigma factor yields the protein MADHSGGWNFEAEALPFMDSLYSTAYRMSRNKQDAEDLIQETYLRAFKYYDKFQEGTNFKAWLFKILKNTFINRYRKRQRQPLKNSFDDIEDAFEWKLLESPLFARGPTPEEDLLEGALDQDVKRALEDLPVDYRVAVELADLQGLSYREIADRLGIPLGTVMSRLYRGRRKLETVLLRYGREHGYIRSGMPRKMRSRQDAA from the coding sequence ATGGCCGATCACAGTGGTGGTTGGAACTTCGAGGCCGAGGCGTTGCCCTTCATGGACAGCCTCTACAGCACGGCCTATCGGATGTCCCGGAACAAGCAGGACGCCGAGGATCTGATCCAGGAGACCTATCTGCGGGCCTTCAAGTACTACGACAAGTTCCAGGAAGGAACCAACTTCAAGGCCTGGCTGTTCAAGATCCTCAAGAACACGTTCATCAACCGCTACCGCAAGCGGCAGCGGCAGCCGCTGAAGAACTCGTTCGACGACATCGAGGACGCCTTCGAGTGGAAGCTCCTGGAGTCGCCGCTCTTCGCGCGCGGCCCGACGCCGGAGGAAGACCTGCTGGAAGGCGCCCTGGATCAGGACGTCAAGAGGGCCCTTGAGGATCTGCCCGTGGACTACCGTGTTGCCGTTGAACTGGCGGACCTGCAGGGACTGTCCTACCGCGAGATTGCCGACCGGCTCGGAATCCCGTTGGGAACGGTGATGAGCCGGCTGTACCGGGGACGGCGCAAGCTGGAGACGGTCCTGCTGCGCTACGGGCGGGAACACGGCTACATCCGGTCCGGAATGCCCCGGAAGATGCGGTCCAGGCAGGACGCAGCCTGA
- a CDS encoding ATP synthase F0 subunit C — protein sequence MKKSKLVFLVAVLLTLFAVPALAQDGAGEGDGGANLGLLGAAVGLGIAAAGGAIGQGRATGEACAGLARNPGAGGRIQIMLLIGLAFMESVVLYTLLIALRGAGFF from the coding sequence ATGAAGAAGTCAAAGCTGGTCTTTCTCGTGGCCGTGCTACTCACGCTGTTTGCCGTTCCGGCTCTGGCGCAGGACGGTGCAGGGGAGGGCGACGGCGGCGCCAATCTCGGCCTGTTGGGGGCCGCCGTGGGGCTCGGCATCGCCGCGGCCGGCGGCGCGATCGGTCAGGGTCGAGCGACCGGCGAGGCGTGCGCCGGGTTGGCGCGCAACCCGGGTGCCGGTGGCCGCATTCAGATCATGCTGCTCATCGGGCTCGCGTTCATGGAATCGGTCGTCCTCTACACCCTGCTGATCGCGCTCCGCGGCGCCGGTTTCTTCTAG
- the atpB gene encoding F0F1 ATP synthase subunit A — protein MAAGEHSILYKPVNAAWQGVVELAGAEENLPHEVPDHVVMALFVFGVVTTIGVTVSRGLRKDDPGKFQQIIEVFFVWLRNLLEETIGEGGSRHLPLIASFAFFIFLSNLSGLIFFLKPPTQNVNVTFALAITAWVLYHLFGLRRNGLRYFKHFAGPVIFLAPLFIPLEIITHAARVLSLGLRLFGNIFGEHLAAAAIFGLVPFAVPLPIMALGLMAATIQTFIFILLTTVYIAEAEAEAH, from the coding sequence ATGGCCGCGGGTGAACATTCGATCCTCTACAAGCCGGTCAACGCGGCTTGGCAGGGCGTGGTGGAGTTGGCCGGAGCCGAGGAGAATCTCCCTCACGAGGTGCCGGACCATGTGGTCATGGCCCTGTTCGTCTTCGGCGTCGTCACCACGATCGGCGTCACCGTTTCACGCGGCCTGCGCAAGGACGATCCCGGCAAGTTCCAGCAGATCATCGAGGTCTTCTTCGTGTGGCTTCGCAACCTCCTCGAAGAGACGATCGGCGAGGGTGGTTCGCGGCACCTGCCCCTGATTGCCTCGTTCGCCTTCTTCATCTTCTTGAGCAATCTGTCGGGCTTGATCTTCTTCCTGAAGCCCCCGACCCAGAACGTGAACGTGACCTTCGCCCTCGCGATCACGGCGTGGGTGCTCTACCATCTGTTCGGCCTGCGCAGAAACGGGCTGCGCTACTTCAAGCACTTCGCCGGGCCGGTCATCTTTCTGGCGCCCCTCTTCATCCCGCTCGAGATCATCACCCACGCGGCCCGGGTGCTGTCGCTTGGCTTGCGCCTGTTCGGGAACATCTTTGGCGAGCACCTCGCGGCTGCCGCCATTTTCGGCCTGGTCCCGTTCGCGGTGCCGTTGCCGATCATGGCTCTGGGTCTCATGGCTGCCACCATCCAGACCTTCATCTTCATCCTGTTGACCACTGTTTACATCGCCGAGGCCGAGGCCGAGGCACACTAA
- a CDS encoding AtpZ/AtpI family protein codes for MRLPRRLLDVATIGLVFPVASVLGYLAGRAVGDWFDAPNAGALIGGLFGVAAGFYNVYQVVQRLNADEEDGGTDQR; via the coding sequence ATGCGCCTGCCGCGCCGCCTACTGGATGTCGCCACGATCGGGCTCGTGTTTCCCGTGGCCTCGGTTCTGGGTTACCTGGCCGGGAGGGCGGTCGGAGATTGGTTCGACGCACCGAATGCCGGCGCCCTGATCGGCGGTCTCTTCGGTGTCGCGGCGGGCTTCTACAACGTGTACCAGGTCGTGCAGCGACTGAACGCGGACGAGGAAGATGGTGGCACGGACCAACGATGA
- a CDS encoding cob(I)yrinic acid a,c-diamide adenosyltransferase: MPRITRVYTRTGDDGTTGLGIRVRVRKDSARVEAYGAIDELNSAVGVALAAGVSARIGRSLAKVQQELFHLGSDLCVPVGGDAPPVPRIEERHVRGLEETIDTLQEELEPLANFVLPGGSLAAAALHLARTICRRAERRLVTLAATEAVGAPALTYVNRLSDALFVMARYENKVRGEADVLWDSRA, encoded by the coding sequence TTGCCGCGGATTACGCGCGTCTATACGCGGACCGGCGATGACGGAACGACCGGTCTGGGCATTCGGGTCCGGGTTCGGAAGGACTCTGCCCGGGTCGAGGCCTATGGAGCGATCGACGAACTGAACTCGGCGGTCGGGGTAGCCCTGGCTGCCGGCGTTTCAGCACGGATCGGCCGCAGTCTGGCCAAGGTGCAGCAGGAGTTGTTTCACCTCGGTTCGGACCTCTGCGTGCCCGTTGGCGGCGACGCTCCGCCGGTCCCGCGCATTGAGGAACGGCACGTCCGGGGCTTGGAGGAGACGATCGACACACTGCAGGAGGAGCTGGAGCCGTTGGCCAACTTCGTTCTGCCCGGCGGGTCGCTGGCCGCAGCGGCACTCCATCTGGCACGCACCATCTGCCGTCGTGCCGAAAGGCGCCTGGTGACTCTTGCGGCGACGGAAGCAGTTGGCGCGCCGGCCCTGACGTACGTCAACCGACTCTCCGACGCCCTGTTCGTGATGGCCCGCTACGAGAACAAGGTGCGTGGCGAGGCCGATGTGTTGTGGGACTCGAGGGCCTAG
- a CDS encoding VWA domain-containing protein codes for MRLHRLRSCRNRLVLASILSGIGGAAVLTATAAAQEVEGQGSGPSSAAQTATSDDLDKRHAQWLAEVAAIMTSEERDLFLLLTRDYQRDAFVRKFWQVRDPVPKTGRNEMRERWEERVAYARSNYGGLTDARSQVLLIHGEPNRIVQIRCTTTRIPAEIWVYQGSDRVRFRFLLIFVRARGLGEARVWVPGRGDIRGLIEGAKTCINGHLLEDVVDQVRGLGGDYSSQLARVLAKPRPRNEEWVAAFAAASTDLPSAAPLFEAHIEYDFLGRFQSRTVVEGHVRIDASAVAVGEFAGYRSQDLLLVGEVVRDQELFESFRYKFGFPAAGDQAAAFRHTLLLPFQRYLRPGDYRIILRLEDINGGRFFRGEQDLAVPKLSNRAPLAEPETEGERLLSEAASSVGSESVKIRLLKPAGEILSGLVRFDAVVEGEGVAAVSFVLDDTPVLSKVQPPFSVEIDLGDFPRPRTLRVEGKGDDGGLLAWDELPINAGEHTFSVRLIEPHRGRRYISSLRARADVDVPEGATLDRLEFYLNENLSSTVYQEPFVQPIQLPPYAGVSYVRAVAHLSDGNTAEDLVFINSPTDIEQVEVQFVELFISVTDRRGRPIDDLEEDDFTVFEDGQRQITSRFERVVDLPIHVGVVIDNSASMRDSLDITRRAALAFFEQAVTPRDRAAVITFNRFPQLAVRLTNDLTDLGSGLAGLVAEGQTALYDSLIFSLYHFAGVTGQRAILLLSDGKDEVSRFSFDDTLEYARRAGVTIYAIGLGIAEAGVRRRLDRLSTQTGGKSYFVRDPDSLDEIYASVQRELRSQYFLAYQSASTRSDDGFRRIKVDVRRPNANAHTMSGYYP; via the coding sequence ATGAGACTCCACCGGCTTCGGAGCTGTCGCAACCGCCTCGTCCTCGCGAGCATCCTGAGCGGCATCGGAGGCGCGGCCGTCCTGACCGCGACCGCCGCCGCGCAAGAGGTCGAGGGGCAGGGGAGCGGGCCGTCCAGCGCCGCACAGACCGCGACAAGCGACGACCTCGATAAACGCCACGCTCAGTGGCTCGCCGAGGTCGCCGCGATCATGACTTCCGAAGAGCGGGATCTGTTCCTCCTCCTCACAAGGGACTACCAACGGGATGCGTTCGTGCGCAAGTTCTGGCAGGTCCGCGATCCGGTTCCGAAGACCGGCCGCAACGAAATGCGGGAGCGCTGGGAAGAACGGGTGGCCTACGCGCGAAGCAACTACGGAGGACTCACCGACGCCCGCTCGCAGGTGTTGCTGATTCACGGCGAACCGAACCGGATCGTCCAGATCCGCTGCACGACAACCCGAATCCCGGCCGAGATCTGGGTCTACCAGGGTAGTGATCGCGTGAGGTTTCGCTTCCTGCTGATCTTCGTGCGAGCACGGGGTCTCGGCGAGGCCCGGGTGTGGGTACCGGGCCGCGGTGACATTCGCGGCCTCATAGAGGGCGCCAAGACCTGCATCAACGGCCATCTGCTGGAGGATGTCGTGGACCAGGTGCGCGGCCTCGGAGGCGACTACTCGAGTCAACTGGCGCGGGTGCTGGCGAAACCCCGCCCACGGAACGAAGAGTGGGTCGCCGCGTTCGCCGCGGCGTCTACCGACCTGCCTTCCGCCGCACCCCTGTTTGAAGCACACATCGAGTACGACTTCCTGGGGCGCTTTCAGAGCCGTACCGTGGTCGAGGGCCACGTCAGGATCGACGCCTCCGCGGTCGCAGTCGGCGAGTTTGCCGGATACCGATCCCAGGATCTCCTGCTGGTCGGCGAAGTCGTCAGGGATCAGGAGCTGTTCGAGTCCTTCCGCTACAAGTTCGGCTTTCCGGCCGCGGGGGACCAGGCTGCCGCTTTCCGACACACACTGCTCCTGCCCTTCCAGCGCTACCTGCGCCCCGGGGACTACCGGATCATCCTGCGGCTCGAGGACATCAACGGCGGCAGGTTCTTCCGGGGAGAGCAGGACCTCGCCGTGCCGAAGCTGTCCAACCGCGCGCCGCTCGCAGAGCCCGAGACCGAGGGCGAACGGTTGCTATCGGAAGCGGCCAGCAGCGTCGGTTCGGAGTCGGTCAAGATCCGGCTCCTCAAACCGGCGGGCGAGATCCTCTCGGGACTGGTGCGCTTCGATGCGGTGGTCGAGGGCGAAGGAGTTGCGGCAGTCTCCTTCGTTCTCGACGACACGCCGGTCCTGAGCAAGGTCCAGCCGCCCTTCAGTGTTGAAATCGATCTAGGCGACTTCCCCAGGCCCCGCACTCTGCGCGTCGAGGGCAAGGGCGACGATGGCGGTCTGCTGGCCTGGGACGAACTCCCGATCAACGCAGGCGAGCACACGTTCTCCGTCCGGCTGATCGAACCGCATCGGGGCCGGCGCTACATCTCGAGCCTGCGAGCCCGCGCCGATGTGGACGTGCCGGAGGGCGCAACCCTCGACCGGCTCGAGTTCTATCTGAACGAGAACCTGAGTTCCACGGTCTACCAGGAGCCGTTCGTCCAGCCGATCCAGCTTCCACCGTACGCCGGCGTCTCCTACGTACGCGCCGTCGCCCACTTGAGCGACGGCAACACGGCCGAGGATCTGGTGTTCATCAACTCGCCCACCGACATCGAACAGGTCGAGGTCCAGTTCGTCGAGCTCTTTATCTCGGTCACGGACCGTAGGGGACGTCCGATCGACGACCTGGAAGAAGACGACTTCACCGTGTTCGAGGACGGCCAGAGGCAGATCACAAGCCGCTTCGAGCGCGTTGTCGATCTGCCTATTCATGTCGGCGTTGTCATCGACAACTCCGCCTCCATGCGCGACTCTCTCGACATCACACGGCGAGCCGCGCTGGCGTTCTTCGAACAGGCCGTGACTCCACGAGACCGGGCGGCTGTCATCACCTTCAACCGCTTTCCGCAGCTGGCCGTTCGCCTCACGAACGACCTGACGGATCTGGGCAGCGGTCTGGCGGGCCTGGTTGCTGAAGGCCAGACCGCCCTCTACGACAGTCTCATCTTCAGCCTGTACCACTTCGCAGGAGTCACCGGCCAGCGCGCGATCCTCCTGCTTTCCGACGGCAAGGACGAGGTTTCACGCTTTTCCTTCGACGATACCCTCGAATACGCCCGCCGGGCCGGCGTCACCATCTACGCGATCGGGCTGGGAATCGCCGAGGCCGGGGTCAGGCGCCGACTCGACCGCCTCAGCACGCAAACCGGCGGTAAGAGCTACTTCGTTCGTGACCCGGACTCGCTCGACGAGATCTACGCCAGCGTCCAGCGCGAGCTCCGCTCTCAGTACTTCCTCGCCTACCAGTCCGCCAGCACCCGCTCGGACGACGGCTTCCGTCGGATCAAGGTCGACGTTCGCCGCCCGAACGCGAACGCCCACACGATGAGCGGCTACTACCCCTGA